One window from the genome of uncultured Tateyamaria sp. encodes:
- a CDS encoding DUF2484 family protein → MSPSLILACLWGIVANVLAMMPSKDSHWTNAYILIAIGIPIIGYVTWQHGPWAGILVMVAGMSVLRWPVIYLSRWIKGRMIR, encoded by the coding sequence ATGAGCCCGTCCCTTATCCTTGCCTGCCTTTGGGGCATTGTGGCGAACGTGCTGGCGATGATGCCCAGCAAAGACAGCCACTGGACAAATGCTTACATCCTGATCGCCATTGGCATTCCGATCATCGGCTATGTCACCTGGCAACACGGGCCGTGGGCCGGCATTCTGGTCATGGTGGCAGGTATGAGCGTTCTGCGCTGGCCGGTGATCTACCTGAGCCGCTGGATCAAGGGGAGGATGATCCGATGA
- a CDS encoding UDP-N-acetylglucosamine--N-acetylmuramyl-(pentapeptide) pyrophosphoryl-undecaprenol N-acetylglucosamine transferase: MSRPLLLIAAGGTGGHMFPAQALAEAMLARGWRVKLSTDARGARYTGGFPHTTEIEQVSSATFARGGLLAKAAVPFRIAAGVVGATLKLMRDKPVVVVGFGGYPTIPAMAAATVLRLPRMIHEQNGVLGRVNQMLAKRVDAVACGTWPTDLPEGVESAHVGNPVRGAVLERAGAGYIQPGDYPMEILVIGGSQGARILSDVIPPAIASLSMDRLRNVRVSHQARGEDEDRVRAFYAECGINADVQPFFHDVPRRMSEAQLIISRSGASSVADISVIGRPSILIPYAAATGDHQTANARGLVDAGAAILIPESQMTPENVTAQINAVLDNPDGALQMAQAALSVGKPDATEHLVHMVETLAQKGTAP, from the coding sequence ATGAGCCGACCGCTTCTCCTTATTGCGGCGGGCGGCACGGGCGGGCACATGTTTCCGGCCCAGGCGCTGGCCGAGGCGATGCTGGCGCGCGGCTGGCGGGTGAAGCTGAGCACTGACGCCCGTGGCGCGCGCTATACCGGCGGCTTTCCCCACACCACCGAAATCGAGCAGGTATCGTCCGCAACCTTTGCCCGGGGCGGCCTGCTGGCGAAAGCTGCGGTGCCGTTTCGCATTGCGGCGGGCGTTGTCGGCGCGACCTTGAAACTGATGCGTGACAAGCCCGTGGTCGTTGTGGGCTTTGGCGGGTATCCCACCATTCCAGCCATGGCTGCTGCAACGGTTCTGCGCCTGCCCCGCATGATCCATGAACAGAACGGTGTGTTGGGGCGCGTGAACCAGATGCTGGCCAAACGGGTCGATGCGGTGGCCTGTGGCACATGGCCGACGGATTTGCCCGAAGGTGTCGAGAGTGCCCATGTCGGCAATCCGGTGCGCGGTGCAGTGCTGGAACGGGCAGGGGCAGGATATATTCAGCCCGGCGACTATCCGATGGAGATTTTGGTCATTGGCGGCAGTCAGGGCGCGCGCATCCTGTCGGATGTGATCCCGCCCGCCATTGCCAGCCTGTCGATGGACCGCCTTCGGAATGTCCGTGTCAGCCATCAGGCCCGGGGCGAGGATGAAGACCGCGTGCGCGCTTTTTACGCCGAATGCGGTATCAATGCCGATGTGCAGCCCTTTTTCCATGACGTGCCGCGCCGCATGTCCGAGGCGCAATTGATCATATCGCGGTCTGGCGCGTCTTCGGTCGCGGACATTTCGGTGATTGGTCGACCTTCAATCCTGATCCCGTACGCTGCGGCGACCGGAGATCATCAGACTGCGAATGCACGCGGCCTTGTGGATGCGGGCGCCGCTATACTGATCCCGGAAAGCCAGATGACGCCGGAAAACGTCACGGCCCAGATCAACGCTGTGCTGGACAATCCGGATGGCGCATTGCAGATGGCGCAGGCCGCGCTGAGCGTCGGCAAGCCAGACGCCACCGAACACCTTGTCCATATGGTCGAAACCCTCGCACAGAAAGGGACTGCCCCATGA
- a CDS encoding redoxin domain-containing protein — translation MTALAAGSAFPKLDVAKLGGGTLTLGAPQGGHDWQLVIVYRGLHCPLCKKYLAQLQEMEGDFSEAGVDVVVVSGDPEAKAKAMADEKGLRLAMGYDLSVAQMEALGVYVSDPRSPQETDRPFPEPGLFVVNGDGAIQMVDVSNAPFLRPDLQGVLNGIKFIRANDYPIRGTHKAA, via the coding sequence ATGACTGCTTTGGCCGCTGGCTCTGCTTTTCCGAAACTGGATGTTGCCAAACTTGGTGGCGGAACGCTGACACTGGGGGCACCGCAGGGCGGGCACGACTGGCAGCTTGTCATCGTTTATCGCGGCCTGCATTGCCCGCTGTGCAAAAAGTACCTGGCGCAGCTGCAGGAGATGGAAGGCGACTTTAGCGAGGCCGGTGTCGATGTCGTCGTGGTGTCGGGAGACCCCGAAGCCAAGGCAAAGGCCATGGCCGACGAGAAGGGGCTGCGTTTGGCGATGGGCTATGACCTGTCCGTGGCGCAGATGGAAGCGCTGGGTGTATACGTGTCGGACCCGCGCAGCCCGCAGGAAACCGACCGTCCGTTCCCGGAGCCTGGCCTGTTCGTGGTGAACGGGGACGGGGCCATCCAGATGGTGGACGTGTCGAACGCGCCTTTCCTGCGTCCGGACTTGCAGGGGGTGCTGAACGGCATCAAGTTCATTCGCGCCAATGACTACCCGATCCGGGGTACACACAAGGCGGCGTAA
- a CDS encoding DUF2484 family protein, which produces MMLLWACIAWVFAATIVAMLPMRQQYFPGIALLIAAPLLILWVGISVAWWAGLLALAAFVSMFRNPLRYLWAKARGQNPQLPPELRS; this is translated from the coding sequence ATGATGTTGCTTTGGGCCTGTATCGCCTGGGTTTTTGCTGCAACCATCGTTGCGATGTTGCCCATGCGGCAACAATATTTTCCGGGCATCGCGCTGCTGATTGCAGCCCCGCTTCTGATCCTTTGGGTCGGGATCAGCGTCGCGTGGTGGGCGGGCCTTTTGGCCCTGGCCGCCTTCGTGTCGATGTTCCGCAACCCGCTGCGTTACCTGTGGGCCAAGGCCCGTGGCCAGAACCCACAACTTCCACCGGAGCTGCGCTCATGA
- a CDS encoding cell division protein FtsQ/DivIB produces the protein MPAVKRSDPAPSRWSWRLQRMMLTPGIRLMLRAGIPFALCFGGASWWLSDPDTQAAIQATVAEARASIEQRPEFMVNLMAIDGADTELSEAVRVAVPLDFPISSFDLDPAAIRATVLEMPPVKEVSVRIRPGGVLQVDITPRIPVAIWRRPDGLTLIDAEGAHVRTIARRSLRPDLPVIAGEGAASHVGEALDLIAAGAPLGKRLRGLVRLGDRRWDVVLDRSQRIMLPTENAVQALDRVIALDGVDEVLKRDIARIDLRLPDRPTVRMTDHSTEEWWRIRQLNSGTE, from the coding sequence ATGCCAGCGGTGAAGCGTTCCGATCCCGCACCGTCGCGCTGGTCATGGCGCTTGCAGCGCATGATGCTGACACCGGGCATCCGGCTGATGCTGCGGGCTGGTATCCCCTTTGCCCTTTGCTTTGGCGGGGCGAGCTGGTGGTTGTCGGATCCCGACACGCAGGCCGCAATCCAGGCCACCGTGGCCGAGGCCCGCGCCAGCATCGAACAGCGCCCGGAATTCATGGTTAACCTGATGGCGATAGACGGCGCGGACACTGAACTGTCCGAAGCGGTGCGCGTGGCCGTCCCGCTTGATTTTCCGATTTCATCTTTTGATCTGGACCCGGCGGCGATCCGGGCCACGGTGCTGGAAATGCCTCCGGTCAAAGAGGTGTCCGTACGTATCCGTCCGGGTGGTGTGTTGCAGGTCGATATCACGCCGCGGATCCCCGTCGCGATTTGGCGCCGCCCCGATGGTCTGACCCTGATTGATGCCGAGGGTGCCCATGTGCGCACGATTGCACGGCGCAGCCTGCGTCCTGATCTACCGGTAATCGCCGGGGAAGGGGCCGCCAGCCATGTGGGCGAGGCGTTGGACCTTATTGCCGCCGGTGCGCCATTGGGCAAGCGTCTGCGTGGCCTCGTCCGTCTGGGTGACCGGCGTTGGGATGTGGTGCTGGATCGCAGCCAGCGCATCATGCTGCCCACCGAAAATGCCGTGCAGGCGCTGGACCGGGTGATCGCCCTTGATGGTGTGGACGAGGTGTTGAAACGCGACATTGCGCGCATCGACCTGCGTCTGCCTGACCGCCCCACCGTACGCATGACAGACCACTCCACCGAAGAATGGTGGCGCATCAGACAGTTGAATTCCGGGACCGAGTGA
- the murC gene encoding UDP-N-acetylmuramate--L-alanine ligase produces the protein MNAATKLPGDVGPIHFVGIGGIGMSGIAEVLLNHGYVVQGSDLKRTAITDRLQELGAHIFVGQNAKNVEGAEVVVISSAIKPGNAELDAARARGLPIVRRAEMLAELMRLRSNIAVAGTHGKTTTTTMVAALLDEGKFDPTVVNGGIIHAYGSNARKGDGEWMVVEADESDGTFNRLPATIAIVTNIDPEHMEHWGTEEALHQGFYDFVSNIPFYGLAVCCTDDPDVQALVGKITDRRVTTYGFNAQADVRAMNLTYENGVAHFDIALQAEDQVIEDCSLPMPGDHNVSNALSAVAVARHLGMKADEIRTALANFGGVNRRFTRVGEVEGITIIDDYGHHPTEIAAVLKAARQATSGRVIAVHQPHRYTRLHHHFEDFCSCFNDADVVGIGDVFAAGEDPIEGASRDDLVAGLIRHGHRHARAVVDENDLERLVREQARPGDMVVCLGAGSISAWANGLPARLHKGAA, from the coding sequence ATGAATGCTGCAACCAAACTGCCCGGAGACGTGGGCCCCATTCATTTCGTCGGTATCGGCGGGATCGGGATGTCCGGTATTGCCGAGGTATTGTTGAACCACGGCTATGTTGTGCAGGGGTCTGACCTGAAGCGCACGGCCATAACGGACCGGTTGCAGGAGTTGGGCGCACATATTTTCGTGGGCCAGAACGCCAAGAACGTGGAAGGCGCAGAGGTTGTCGTGATTTCCTCCGCGATCAAGCCGGGCAACGCCGAACTGGACGCCGCCCGCGCGCGGGGCCTGCCCATCGTGCGCCGGGCCGAGATGTTGGCCGAGCTGATGCGCCTGCGGTCAAACATTGCCGTGGCGGGGACACACGGGAAGACAACGACAACCACCATGGTTGCCGCCCTGCTGGATGAGGGCAAGTTCGACCCGACGGTCGTGAATGGTGGCATCATCCATGCCTATGGCTCCAACGCGCGCAAGGGTGACGGCGAGTGGATGGTGGTTGAGGCGGACGAGAGCGACGGCACCTTCAATCGGCTGCCCGCGACCATTGCCATCGTCACCAATATCGACCCGGAGCATATGGAGCATTGGGGGACTGAGGAGGCACTGCATCAGGGGTTTTATGACTTTGTGTCGAACATCCCGTTCTACGGTCTGGCCGTGTGCTGCACCGATGATCCGGATGTGCAGGCGTTGGTGGGCAAGATCACCGACCGGCGCGTAACGACCTATGGATTCAACGCCCAGGCCGATGTGCGCGCCATGAACCTGACCTATGAAAACGGTGTGGCACATTTCGACATCGCGCTACAGGCCGAAGATCAGGTGATCGAGGACTGCAGCCTGCCGATGCCCGGGGACCACAATGTGTCGAACGCGCTGAGCGCGGTCGCTGTGGCGCGTCATCTGGGGATGAAGGCGGATGAGATCCGCACCGCTCTGGCCAATTTCGGCGGCGTTAACCGCAGGTTTACCCGTGTGGGCGAGGTTGAGGGTATTACGATCATCGACGACTACGGCCACCATCCAACCGAGATTGCCGCCGTGTTGAAAGCTGCGCGCCAAGCCACGTCAGGCCGCGTTATCGCCGTCCACCAGCCGCACCGCTACACGCGACTGCATCATCATTTTGAAGACTTTTGTTCATGTTTCAACGACGCGGATGTCGTGGGTATTGGCGATGTCTTTGCCGCCGGAGAGGACCCGATCGAAGGCGCCAGCCGCGATGATCTGGTGGCGGGCCTGATCCGTCATGGCCACCGTCACGCTCGCGCGGTGGTGGACGAGAACGATCTGGAGCGTCTGGTGCGCGAACAGGCACGTCCCGGCGATATGGTTGTCTGCCTTGGGGCCGGGTCGATCAGCGCCTGGGCCAATGGGTTGCCCGCGCGGTTGCACAAGGGGGCCGCATGA
- the murD gene encoding UDP-N-acetylmuramoyl-L-alanine--D-glutamate ligase: MIPVLGLTGARVAVLGLGRSGLSAARALAAGGATPVCWDDNPDAQARAAEEGFTCLNLRKQGAFDDIARLIVSPGIPHLYPVPNPVIAAAWAAGVPVDNDIGLFFQSFATSDWHRFDTAPRVIAVTGSNGKSTTCALIHHIMEVAGRPSQLAGNIGRGVLDIDPPHDGEVVVLELSSYQTDLARSLTPDVAVFTNLTPDHLDRHAGMGGYFAAKRRLFAEGGPDRAVIGVDEDEGRFLAGQLSEGPTDDRVIRVSADQKLTGPGWQVFARKGFLSEQRKGRQVASIDLRNVAGLPGAHNHQNACCAYAAARAVGIDPKVIEQAFHSFDGLPHRSQTIAEAAGVRYVNDSKATNVDSAAKALAAFDNIRWICGGLQKEGGLEPLNAAMGGVKKAYVIGREAAQIAMQLHVDAQVCGTMADAVAAAMADAEAGDVVLLAPAAASFDQYDSFERRGEDFVAQVTVRL, translated from the coding sequence ATGATCCCGGTCCTGGGTCTGACCGGCGCGCGCGTGGCCGTGCTGGGGCTGGGCCGTTCGGGCCTGTCCGCTGCACGCGCGCTGGCCGCAGGCGGTGCGACGCCGGTGTGCTGGGACGACAATCCGGACGCGCAGGCGCGCGCCGCCGAGGAGGGGTTCACCTGCCTCAACCTGAGGAAACAGGGCGCCTTCGATGACATCGCACGCCTGATCGTCAGCCCCGGCATTCCGCATCTTTATCCCGTACCGAACCCGGTCATAGCGGCGGCCTGGGCAGCGGGTGTGCCCGTCGACAATGACATTGGCCTCTTCTTCCAGTCCTTTGCAACGTCGGACTGGCACCGTTTCGACACGGCGCCGCGGGTGATCGCGGTGACCGGGTCAAACGGCAAATCCACCACATGCGCCCTGATCCATCACATCATGGAAGTGGCGGGGCGGCCCAGCCAATTGGCGGGCAATATCGGGCGTGGTGTCCTTGACATCGACCCGCCCCATGACGGCGAGGTCGTGGTGCTGGAACTGTCAAGTTACCAGACCGATCTGGCGCGCAGCTTGACGCCGGATGTGGCCGTGTTCACCAACCTGACGCCGGATCATCTGGACCGGCATGCGGGTATGGGGGGGTACTTTGCCGCCAAGCGGCGCCTGTTCGCAGAAGGCGGACCGGACCGGGCCGTGATCGGTGTGGATGAGGACGAAGGGCGGTTTCTGGCCGGTCAATTGTCGGAAGGGCCAACAGATGACCGCGTGATCCGTGTGTCCGCCGATCAAAAGCTGACCGGTCCGGGGTGGCAGGTCTTTGCAAGAAAAGGGTTTCTGTCCGAGCAGCGCAAGGGGCGCCAGGTGGCTTCCATCGACTTGCGGAATGTTGCGGGCCTGCCAGGCGCGCACAATCACCAAAATGCCTGTTGTGCCTATGCGGCAGCCCGTGCGGTCGGGATCGACCCCAAGGTTATTGAACAGGCCTTCCACAGTTTTGATGGTTTGCCGCATCGCAGCCAGACCATCGCCGAAGCTGCGGGCGTGCGATACGTGAACGACAGTAAGGCCACAAATGTGGACAGCGCAGCCAAAGCGCTGGCCGCTTTTGACAACATTCGCTGGATTTGCGGTGGGTTACAGAAGGAAGGCGGCTTGGAGCCACTGAATGCGGCGATGGGCGGGGTGAAAAAAGCTTACGTCATCGGCCGTGAAGCTGCACAAATCGCCATGCAGTTGCATGTCGACGCACAGGTATGTGGCACCATGGCGGATGCCGTTGCCGCCGCGATGGCCGATGCCGAGGCGGGCGATGTGGTCCTGTTGGCTCCGGCGGCCGCCAGTTTTGACCAGTATGACAGTTTCGAGCGGCGCGGCGAGGATTTCGTCGCGCAGGTGACCGTCCGGCTGTGA
- the murB gene encoding UDP-N-acetylmuramate dehydrogenase: MSFDLPPVRGTLTANKDLSALTWLRVGGPADWLFQPADVDDLSAFLSALDAAVPVFPMGVGSNLIVRDGGLRAVVIRLGRGFNAIEIDGDTVTAGAAALDAHVARKAADAGVDLTFLRTIPGAVGGAVRMNAGCYGSYTADVFVAAHVILRDGTPATLKADDLNFRYRQSDVPEGAVLTHVTLRGPKGDPEALHARMTDQLAKRDATQPTKDRSAGSTFRNPAGFSSTGKADDVHDLKAWKVIDDAGLRGARRGGAQMSEKHSNFLINTGDATAADLEGLGEEVRKKVYDSSGITLEWEIMRIGEPD, encoded by the coding sequence ATGAGCTTTGACCTGCCCCCCGTGCGCGGAACCCTGACCGCGAACAAGGACCTGTCTGCCCTGACCTGGCTGCGTGTGGGCGGTCCGGCGGATTGGCTGTTCCAGCCTGCGGATGTGGACGATCTGAGCGCGTTTCTGTCCGCCCTTGATGCGGCCGTGCCGGTCTTTCCCATGGGCGTGGGCAGCAACCTGATTGTCCGGGATGGGGGGCTGCGCGCGGTTGTCATCCGACTGGGGCGCGGGTTCAATGCGATCGAGATTGACGGCGATACCGTGACCGCAGGCGCTGCGGCGCTGGACGCGCATGTGGCGCGCAAGGCGGCCGATGCAGGTGTGGACCTGACCTTTTTGCGGACCATTCCCGGTGCGGTCGGCGGCGCAGTTCGAATGAATGCGGGCTGCTACGGCAGTTACACAGCAGATGTGTTCGTTGCGGCGCATGTCATCCTGCGTGATGGCACGCCTGCGACGTTAAAGGCAGACGATCTGAATTTCCGCTACCGCCAAAGCGATGTGCCCGAAGGCGCGGTGCTGACCCATGTGACCCTGCGCGGGCCCAAGGGCGACCCCGAGGCGCTGCACGCGCGGATGACCGACCAGCTGGCCAAGCGGGATGCGACGCAACCCACCAAGGACCGGAGCGCGGGGTCCACGTTCCGCAATCCGGCGGGGTTCTCGTCTACCGGTAAGGCGGATGACGTGCATGACCTGAAGGCCTGGAAGGTCATTGACGATGCTGGTCTGCGCGGTGCCCGCCGCGGCGGCGCACAAATGAGCGAGAAGCACTCGAACTTTTTGATCAATACCGGGGACGCAACTGCCGCTGACCTTGAAGGGTTGGGCGAAGAGGTGCGAAAAAAGGTTTACGATTCCAGCGGCATCACGCTAGAATGGGAAATTATGCGGATCGGCGAACCGGATTAG
- a CDS encoding NAD(P)/FAD-dependent oxidoreductase has product MDFDTLVIGAGAAGMMCAAHAGGRVLLVDHAKSPGEKIRISGGGRCNFTNLHCDAHAFISENPHFAKSALARYTQWDFIALVDQHGIPWHEKTLGQLFCNTSAKDIIAMLRSLMQAAGVELHLQTEVTAFAKRNEGFTFTLNGTRTLTARNAVIATGGKSIPKMGATGFAYDIARQFGHRVTSTEPALVPFTFPDRRFADISGVACPARVTASGPAFDEALLFTHRGLSGPAILQASSYWEAGEAITVHLVPDTDLATILRDKRTSDGKKALTTELSRHLPARLVDHLSTQLDLSGRLGDLSDTRIDALTHDLSHWHLIPGGTEGYRTAEVTRGGVATDGISSKSMESQTIPGLYFIGEALDVTGWLGGYNFQWAWSSAMAAARHLGN; this is encoded by the coding sequence ATGGATTTCGATACGCTTGTCATAGGGGCCGGGGCCGCCGGAATGATGTGCGCCGCCCACGCGGGCGGCCGCGTCCTGCTGGTCGATCACGCCAAATCCCCGGGCGAGAAGATCCGCATCTCCGGCGGCGGCCGGTGCAATTTCACCAACCTGCATTGCGACGCACATGCCTTCATCAGCGAGAACCCGCATTTCGCCAAGTCCGCCCTCGCCCGCTATACCCAATGGGATTTCATTGCGCTGGTGGACCAGCACGGCATCCCGTGGCACGAAAAAACACTGGGACAGCTGTTCTGCAATACATCTGCCAAGGACATCATCGCGATGCTGCGCAGTCTCATGCAGGCCGCGGGGGTCGAGCTGCATTTGCAAACAGAGGTGACCGCATTTGCAAAGCGTAACGAAGGGTTCACCTTCACACTCAACGGCACCCGCACCCTGACTGCGCGCAACGCCGTGATCGCCACGGGGGGCAAGTCCATCCCCAAGATGGGTGCCACCGGCTTTGCCTACGACATCGCGCGCCAGTTCGGCCACCGGGTCACATCCACGGAACCGGCCCTTGTGCCCTTCACCTTCCCCGATCGCCGCTTCGCCGATATTTCCGGCGTGGCCTGCCCGGCCCGCGTGACGGCAAGCGGCCCCGCGTTTGACGAAGCGCTGCTTTTCACCCACCGGGGCCTGTCGGGCCCCGCGATCCTGCAAGCCTCAAGCTATTGGGAGGCGGGAGAAGCGATCACCGTACACCTCGTCCCGGACACAGACCTGGCAACCATCCTGCGCGACAAACGTACCAGTGACGGCAAAAAGGCCCTTACCACCGAACTGTCCCGCCACCTGCCCGCCCGGCTTGTCGATCACCTGAGCACCCAGTTGGACCTATCGGGTCGATTGGGCGATCTCTCGGACACGCGCATCGACGCGCTCACCCACGACCTCAGCCACTGGCACCTCATCCCCGGCGGCACGGAAGGTTACCGTACCGCCGAGGTGACACGCGGCGGCGTTGCCACGGACGGGATCAGTTCAAAATCCATGGAATCCCAAACCATTCCCGGCCTCTACTTTATCGGCGAAGCACTTGACGTCACCGGCTGGCTCGGCGGCTACAACTTTCAATGGGCCTGGTCCTCGGCCATGGCCGCCGCCCGGCATCTCGGCAATTGA
- the ftsW gene encoding putative lipid II flippase FtsW gives MTEMVYGAVPVRDGEPILPKWWRTVDKWSLSCVLFLFAIGLLLGFAASVPLAEKNGFPPFHYVTRQAFFGVLALIVMIITSMMSPVVVRRLAVLGFLVSFVALAMLPFFGTDFGKGAVRWYSLGFASVQPSEFLKPGFVVAAAWMLAASQDLNGPPGRTWSFALCISIVLMLALQPDFGQACLVLFGWGVMYFVAGAPMILLVGMAGLVVFGGTIAYSNSEHFARRIDGFLSPDVDPRTQLGYATNAIQEGGLFGVGVGEGQVKWSLPDAHTDFIIAVAAEEYGLILVLCIIALYTGIVVRSLLRLVRERDPFIRLAGTGLACMFGVQAMINMGVAVRLLPAKGMTLPFVSYGGSSVIASGIAVGMLLAFTRSRPQGEISDLLGRRR, from the coding sequence ATGACTGAAATGGTCTATGGCGCGGTCCCGGTGCGGGACGGCGAACCCATTCTTCCAAAGTGGTGGCGCACAGTCGACAAGTGGTCGTTGAGCTGTGTGTTGTTCCTGTTTGCCATCGGCCTCTTGCTTGGCTTTGCAGCGTCGGTGCCTCTGGCCGAAAAGAACGGCTTTCCCCCGTTTCACTATGTGACGCGTCAGGCGTTTTTTGGCGTGCTGGCACTGATCGTCATGATCATCACGTCGATGATGTCGCCTGTCGTTGTGCGCCGTCTGGCGGTGCTGGGCTTTCTGGTGTCGTTCGTGGCGCTTGCGATGTTGCCCTTCTTCGGCACCGACTTTGGCAAGGGGGCTGTGCGCTGGTATTCGCTTGGATTTGCGTCTGTTCAGCCGTCCGAGTTTTTGAAGCCCGGCTTTGTCGTGGCTGCGGCGTGGATGTTGGCGGCCAGTCAGGATTTGAACGGCCCTCCCGGACGCACGTGGTCCTTTGCCTTGTGCATTTCCATCGTGTTGATGCTGGCCTTGCAGCCGGACTTTGGTCAGGCCTGTCTGGTGCTCTTTGGCTGGGGCGTCATGTATTTCGTGGCCGGCGCGCCGATGATCTTGCTGGTGGGCATGGCCGGGTTGGTCGTGTTTGGCGGCACAATTGCGTATTCCAATTCCGAACACTTTGCCCGCCGCATCGACGGGTTTCTAAGCCCGGACGTCGATCCACGTACACAGCTGGGCTATGCCACCAACGCGATCCAAGAGGGCGGACTGTTTGGTGTCGGCGTGGGCGAAGGGCAGGTGAAGTGGTCGTTGCCGGACGCGCACACGGATTTCATCATTGCGGTTGCGGCCGAAGAATATGGCCTGATCCTCGTGCTGTGCATCATCGCGCTGTACACTGGCATCGTGGTGCGATCGCTGCTGCGTCTGGTGCGCGAACGTGACCCCTTTATTCGCCTCGCAGGTACGGGTCTGGCCTGCATGTTCGGCGTGCAGGCGATGATCAATATGGGCGTGGCTGTGCGCCTTTTGCCCGCCAAGGGCATGACGCTGCCATTTGTCAGCTATGGTGGCTCCTCCGTCATTGCCTCGGGCATTGCCGTCGGAATGTTGCTGGCCTTCACCCGCAGCCGCCCACAAGGCGAGATTTCCGATCTCCTGGGGCGCCGCAGATGA
- a CDS encoding D-alanine--D-alanine ligase, which yields MAEQSGRRSKVAVLLGGPSAEREVSLSTGQACAAALRDMGYEVIEVDAGPDLSAVLQDIAPDAVLNCLHGRWGEDGCVQGILEWLRIPYSHSGVLSSALAMDKQRTKDVYRAAGLPVVDSVIRSKAEVMQAHAMLPPYVVKPNNEGSSVGVYLVDEGANSPPVLDADMPDFVMVEAFAHGRELTTTVMGNQALGVTDIITDGWYDYDAKYKPGGSRHVIPADVPTEITELCLDYAIRAHNALGCRGVSRTDFRWDETKGADGLILLETNTQPGMTATSLTPEQAQAAGVSFGELCAWMVEDASCQR from the coding sequence ATGGCGGAACAGTCGGGCAGACGTTCCAAAGTTGCGGTGTTATTGGGTGGCCCCTCGGCTGAGCGCGAGGTGTCGTTGTCAACAGGACAGGCCTGCGCAGCCGCGCTGAGGGATATGGGGTACGAGGTGATCGAGGTCGACGCGGGCCCCGACCTGAGTGCTGTTCTTCAGGACATCGCGCCGGACGCCGTTCTCAATTGCCTGCATGGCCGCTGGGGCGAAGATGGTTGTGTGCAGGGCATTCTGGAGTGGCTACGCATTCCCTATTCGCACTCTGGCGTGCTGTCCTCGGCGCTGGCGATGGACAAGCAGCGTACCAAGGACGTGTACCGGGCGGCCGGGTTGCCGGTGGTCGACAGCGTGATCCGGTCCAAGGCCGAGGTGATGCAAGCCCATGCGATGCTACCGCCCTATGTCGTGAAGCCGAACAACGAAGGGTCGAGTGTCGGTGTCTATCTTGTGGATGAGGGCGCCAACAGCCCGCCCGTGCTGGATGCGGATATGCCCGACTTCGTCATGGTCGAAGCCTTCGCTCATGGCCGCGAATTGACCACGACCGTGATGGGGAACCAGGCCTTGGGGGTGACGGACATCATCACCGATGGCTGGTATGATTACGACGCCAAGTACAAGCCGGGCGGCTCGCGCCACGTGATCCCAGCCGATGTGCCAACCGAAATCACTGAGCTGTGCCTCGACTATGCCATACGGGCCCATAATGCGCTGGGGTGCCGGGGTGTCAGTCGGACCGACTTTCGCTGGGACGAAACCAAGGGTGCCGACGGTTTGATCCTGCTGGAGACAAATACCCAGCCGGGCATGACGGCGACGTCGCTGACGCCGGAACAGGCGCAGGCGGCGGGTGTCTCCTTTGGCGAATTGTGCGCCTGGATGGTTGAGGACGCATCATGCCAGCGGTGA